Proteins found in one Brevibacillus brevis genomic segment:
- a CDS encoding dimethylarginine dimethylaminohydrolase family protein, translated as MKFSRAIVRKPGKSYVNGLTTSDLGTPDFELALKQHAAYVEALKQTGLDVTVLEADERFPDSTFVEDTAVLTEKCAVITNPGAESRNGEIEDMKLVLPRFYDTIEYIQAPGFLDGGDVMQVDNHFYVGLSTRTNEEGAIQFREILSKYGYEVTIVPLKEFFHLKTGIAYLGNDLLVLAGEFIDSEVFSQYKHLVVEKEVEYSANCIHINDYVIIPKGFESTKKQITDAGYNVIELEMSEFQKQDGGLSCLSLRF; from the coding sequence ATGAAATTTTCACGTGCGATTGTAAGAAAACCGGGAAAGAGTTATGTAAATGGTTTGACGACTTCTGATTTGGGTACACCTGATTTTGAACTTGCTCTTAAACAGCATGCCGCTTATGTAGAAGCGCTGAAACAGACAGGTCTGGATGTAACTGTTCTGGAAGCGGACGAGCGTTTCCCGGATTCTACGTTTGTGGAAGACACAGCTGTCCTCACGGAAAAGTGCGCCGTCATCACCAATCCCGGTGCAGAAAGCCGCAATGGTGAAATTGAGGATATGAAATTGGTGCTTCCTCGTTTTTATGACACGATTGAATATATTCAGGCCCCTGGCTTCCTCGATGGTGGAGATGTCATGCAGGTAGACAACCATTTCTATGTCGGTCTGTCGACACGCACCAATGAAGAAGGAGCTATCCAGTTCCGCGAGATTCTCTCTAAATACGGATATGAAGTCACCATTGTCCCGTTGAAAGAGTTTTTCCACCTGAAAACAGGTATCGCCTACCTTGGCAATGACTTGCTGGTTCTGGCTGGCGAGTTCATCGATTCTGAAGTGTTTAGCCAGTACAAGCATCTGGTCGTGGAAAAAGAAGTCGAGTACTCAGCGAACTGCATCCATATCAACGACTACGTGATTATTCCAAAGGGCTTTGAGAGCACGAAAAAGCAAATCACTGACGCTGGTTACAATGTGATTGAGCTGGAAATGTCTGAATTCCAAAAACAAGACGGAGGATTGAGCTGCCTGTCCCTGCGTTTCTAG